In Macadamia integrifolia cultivar HAES 741 chromosome 13, SCU_Mint_v3, whole genome shotgun sequence, one DNA window encodes the following:
- the LOC122059332 gene encoding COX assembly mitochondrial protein 2 homolog: MPPLTLHRHPMCADIIELFQKCHVDHPDGKFFGECTDLKIKLDRCFREEKALKRKENFEQSKKLKERLQAHRRETAE; this comes from the exons ATGCCTCCTTTGACATTACACAGGCACCCAATGTGTGCTGAT ATTATTGAACTGTTCCAAAAGTGTCATGTTGACCATCCTGATGGAAAATTCTTTGGAGAGTGTACAGACCTGAAAATTAAGCTCGACCGTTGTTTCAGGGAAGAA AAAGCcttaaagagaaaggagaaCTTTGAGCAGAGTAAGAAGCTGAAGGAGAGGCTGCAAGCTCACAGGAGGGAAACTGCCGAGTAA